The Salmo trutta chromosome 27, fSalTru1.1, whole genome shotgun sequence genome includes the window ccgcttctactcagtgggttgttttcctcttctactcagtgggtttattaTCTACTCAGGGTATCTACTCAGTGggttatttcctcttctactcagtgggttaTTTCCTCTCTACTCGttgggtttatttcctcttctactcagtgggtgtatttcctcttctactcagtgggttgtatttcctcttctactcagtgggtttatttcctcttctactcagtgggtttatttcctcttctactcagtgggtttatttcctcttctactcagtgggtttatttcctcttctactcagtgggtttatttcctcttctactcagtgggtttatttcctcttctactcagtgggtttatttcctcttctactcagtgggtttatttcctcttctactcagtgggtttatttcctcttctactcagtgggtttatttcctcttctactcagtgggtttatttcctcttctactcagtgggttgtatttcctcttctactcagtgggtttatttcctcttctactcagtgggttgtatttcctcttctactcagtgggtttatttcctcttctactcattGGGAtgtatttcctcttctactcagtgggttgtatttcctcttctactcagtgggtttattcctttactcagtgggtttatttcctcttctactcagtgggtttatttcctcttctactcagtgggtttatttcctcttctactcagtgggtttatttcctcttctactcagtgggtttatttcctcttctactcagtgggtttatttcctcttctactcagtgggtttatttcctcttctactcagtgggtttatttcctcttctactcagtgggtttatttcctcttctactcagtgggtttatttcctcttctactcagtgggtttatttcctcttctactcagtgggttgtATTTCCAAGTGCATGTGCCTGTGTTGACAACTCCTCTGCGGTCTGCCTTTATGAACTGGGGCTGTCTGTGTCCAATATTCCTAAAAAAAACGGACTCATAATGCCTTCCTCATAAGCATTAAGCTGAGGTTGAGtaatgagagagcagcagaaaTAACCAGAGTGATTTGTTATGGTCTCATCTGCCTCCCCTGACTGTGCTGTGTTACTCTCCTCACTCAGATGGTCCTCTGGAGCTGCACACCCTGTCTCTCCTGCCCTCCCAGCGCCAGGTGGTCTTCAAGGGGGACCGAATGCCCTTCCACTGCACTGCTGCCCTGGTGGACAAAATCACTGTGATGCACTGGCGGCACAATGGCCAGCTGGTGACCTCTGACCCTGAACAGGGCGTCAGTCTGGAGGCCAGCGTTGTGCATGACTGCACCTTCATCACCAGGTAACAGTACAGTACTGAGGGGTCCGCTCCCAGCACTCAAATTTTTCATTTTATTGCCATCCTCAGTTGTTTTATTTTCACTTATTTATTATAAAGGTTTAAGTGAAATATGACACTGTTTGTTTAGTTTCTGCTGACAGGACATGCGGTTTAGTGTGCTGTGCTATATGTGGTGATGACAGTGAATGATGTGCTGTCTCCTCGGTGCAGTGAGCTCATCCTGTCCAACGTGCATGTGGAGGCCAGTGGTGAGTGGGAGTGTGTGGTGGCCACTGGGCGAGGCAACACTTCCCGCAGTGTGGAGATAGTGGTGCTGGAGAACAGTGCCTCCTTCTGTCCGGAGGAGAGAGTCACTAACAACCGGGGGGAGTTCAAGTAAGGAAGAAAACAATAATTCCCCTCTCCAGAAACAAAATCCACAATAAAAACAGACTTTCTGATTAAACATGCTTCCTCATTATTTCTGGGTGTGGTTCCTAGGTGGCAGAAGACCCTGGCAGGTATCACCTCCTACCAGTACTGTCTGCAGCTGCGCTACCCCTCCCTGTCCATGGGGGGTGGTGTGGTGCAGAAGCAGGCATCACGCTACTGTGACCGCTCAGGGAGCTGGGAGGAGGGAGACTATGACAACTGTCTCTACACTAACGATATCACACGGGTCCTACACACCTTCATCCTGGTCAGTGCCAGAGGCTGTGCTTGGGCTGTCCCAAATTAATTTTGTCCAGTACATATAAAATCAAAGTATGATGCATGTCTTATGGTAGTAATATGTAAATAGCCTGAAAGGTAAATGTGTAAAAGTAACAAAACATATGAGTTATGTTTTGTTACTAAACAAATAATGatactctcactccctctttttCCAGATGCCCATCAACGCCTCTAATGCGGCCACTCTGGCACATCAGGTGCGTACCTACACTGTGGAGGCATCCGGTTTCACTGACACCATGGACGTGATGTACGTGGCCCAGATGATGGAGAAATTCATGGGATATATCCGACCACTGCGAGAGGTAGGGCGATGAGATCTCTATACCCTCAATGCATGTCTTTGTGGTTTTATGTTGTGTCTTTTGACTTGATTCCCTTGTTTCTTTCTGCCCCCTGTTTTTATGTGAATGCCTGTTTTTATGTGAATGCCTGTTTTTATGTGAATGCCTGTTTTTATGTGAATGCCTGTTTTTGTATGTGTCTGACTCTGTCCTCATGTCTttacatgtgtatgtatgtgtcagCTGTCAGAGATGCTGGTGGACATGGGCAGTAACCTGATGCAGGTGGATGATCAGATCCTAGCCGTTgcccagagagagaagagagcctgCAGCTCCATAGTCCACTCTCTGGAGACCCTGGCCTGGCCCCAGCTACACAGCCATGCCCAGGATCTCTCCATGGTACTGTCAAAGTTGAGCATGTTTTTATGTACTAGAATTTTGATTTATTAAAGGTTGAATTATAATCAAAGttgttttttccccacaaagatCTCCAGGAACATTGTCATGGAGGCCCACCTTATACGTCCGGCCCACTTCACTGGCATGAGCTGCACAGCCTACCAACGCCGGGAGACCTTGTTAGGCAACCTGGGCATGGAGGGGGCAGAGCCCACCCACGAACAGCAGCTCCGCTTCCGCTGCACCACTGGCACCCACAACACCTCCCTAAACAACTTCCCCATGAAGGTGAGCATTGTCTCCGTCTCCCTCACCCAGACCTGAACCTAACCTCACCCACTAACAGgactgtggttgtgtgtgtgtggtacaatGGCAGACAGTGCATACGGTTGTCATTAGAGGGAGCACACCTTTGTTCGTGACCTACTGGAGATGGCATGGAACCGCATTTAGCACAGTCATTTACAACAGCTGACATAAAAGAGGGAGAAAATCCTAAGGTTTTAGATTTTGTAATTTAGTGTTTTAACTTTCTGTCTCCTATTCCATTGAGATAATATGGCCAAATATATTTGGAAGTAGGAAAGTAAaggatctccctccctcccttcttctagAATGCTGTAGCCTTGGCCTCTGTGGTtcttcctgcctctctgttccCCCCGGACGCCCCGTCAGACTGTAAGCTCCAGTTTGTGGCGTTCCGTACAGGGAGGTTCTTCCCTTTCTCTGGGAACTCCAACGGTCCTGGAGAGCACGCCCGCAGACACAGTATCAACAGCCCAGTGGTCTACGTAGGCCTGGGTGAGGGAACTGGCTGTTTGGAGCAGTTATTATACTATTATTACACAATTCATCTCATTCACAGAGACGGGTCAAAACATgtccatttttttataataaaaaaattgCTGGTGATGGTTATCTCCTCCTTTGTTTGGCAGACGGGTGCAGTTTGTGGAACCACTCGGAGGCTATCCTGGTGTCCCTGCGCCACTTGACCCCGGGCAGCGAGCCGGTGGCGGCCCACTGGAGCTTACAGGCACTGCTGCAGAAGCAGGGGGGGTGGAGCCAGGAGGGCTGCCAACTGGCCCACACTGACTCTGCCACCTCCACCCTGCGCTGCTCTGTGCTCAGCAACTACGCTGTGCTGCAGGTAGGGCATCCTGGGATCACTCACTCTCAGATGTACATGGTGGATGTAATGTATTGATGACTGCACTGGATGAATGTTCTCTTTTCACGATCTCAGGATTTTATACCAAGCGTGGTCGTTGCattagtatttttatttttttcctagGAGGTTCCTGACTTCCCCCACTCCCCACCCATGTTAGTGAGGGTGCTCCACCCTGTGGTTTACACCTGTACTGCaatcctcctcctctgcctcttcACCGTCATcatcacacacatactacacCACAGGTACTGTGTGTCTGCGCGTGCATGCGTTATTATCTGACATAACCCACTGTCTTTTCTTCTCTGCTAAtgttcatttttgttttcctcctGTAGTTCTATAAATATATCCAGAAAGAGCTGGCACACGTTACTCAATACCTGCTTCCACATCGCTATGGCCACAGCTGTCTACGCAGGAGGTATCACCCTGACCAGCTACCCAATGGTGTGCCAGGCAGTAAGTCCCTCTCCTCTCAGACCCAGCTTATGCTCTCTACGTGTGGTGTGTGATGGCTGACCCGGTGTGATTTGTGTCAGGTGGGCATCGCTCTACACTACTCCTCCTTGTCTACTCTGCTGTGGATCGGTGTCAGCGCCAGAGTCCTCTACAAAGAGGCTGTCTGGAGGATGCCACGGCAACCAGAGGGAGAGTCTACTGTTCCACCTACTCAGAGGCCTATGCTCAGGTCAGTGATGCCATCAGGGTGAGACAGAGTCGACTTTTATATGAGAAGGTTGTGAGTCATTGTCAAACAGGTCTATGGTTGAATTGGGAGCTCATTGTGGTGCGGTATTTTAAATGACTGTATTCATGTGAACAGACACCAAAACTGTGTCATATCAAAGACCACCATTGTGTTTAGAAGCAAGGCTCTTCTGTTTTAGAAAACCTTGGAGGGAAAAACAGTAGACTAATGCTAAGCCAcaaaagagaggtagagatagatgCAGAGAGCTGAGCCCAGAGCGGGGGAGGGGAGGAATATACGAGCGAGGGATAACAGAGGTTGAGGAGAATGTTGTAAATCTGGCCAGGGTGATGGAGGGGGCGTACTGTCCCCTCATTACTGCGccactcccctcctccccatgttCCGTTCTGCCCTAGTGCTCCCTGGCTGGGATCATGCACTGTACTGCTGACCTCTCTGGCTTTCCTAAACCCCTTTGTCGACCACCGCCGCATGTGGTCAGCCCTCCAATGACACCTGGCCCTTTGATAAATCACAACCCCGCTGCAGCCTACTGCCCATTGTTACACTGTATCAGCTAGCTGCCCAACAGCTCAGTTCAGCTCAGGAGATCACAGACAACTAGCCTAGGGATCACTACAGCTGTGTGAAGTGTATGCTTGCTGAAAGAAAAAACAAAGGAGCAAAGACCCTAAATATCATATAGAATACACAGAAACTATTTGTCATACAGTTCTTGGGTTTTGGTTGTTGTTTCCAATATTATAGACTTGTATCTCTCACATGATACTTCACTCCTAAATAAGTTCACTGTTATTCACTGTTACTTCCTTTTTCATACACATTTCTTTGATCCATCTAATTTGTGTTTTTCCTGAATACAGGTTCTATCTAATAGCTGGTGGTGTTCCTCTCATCATATGTGGCATCACTGCAGCTGTCAACGTCAACAACTATGGGGACAACAACCCTTAGTGAGTGCTTCACATTTTGCTATTGACCCATTGGCCCTTCACACAGTATATTTTGGTTTAGTGCTTATTCAAGAGCAAAAGTTGACATTTTTATGAGATTTTGAATACATAGAGGTGTCCTTGTTTTGCTATGACCTTACTGACTTTTTTATTGCATATTCCAGCTGCTGGTTGGTGTGGCGGCCCAGTCTGGGGGCCTTCTTTGTCCCCGCAGGCTTGGCGGTATTGGTGACCTGGATCTATTTCCTGTGCACTGTGTTTCGCCTGAGGCACCGGGTGGCCAAAGAGTGCCCAAGATtctccctgtcctcccctgtGCCGGAGAGCCAGCCAGCCCTGGGTGGCAGCACCAGCCTCCTGTCCACAGACTCTGTGGTGGGGACCATACATGCTGTGTTGACCCCAGAGGACCAGTACACCCTGAAGGTGCAGTTCCTGGTGCTGGTAGCCACCCACTTCCTGTTCCTGGCCCTGTGGAGCTGTGGAGCCATGGCCATGTGGCTGACAGGGCGCAGCAGCCTATTGTTCAGCTGTCTCTATGGAGTAGCTGCCATCATGTTGGGGGTGTTCCTGGTGGTCCACCACTGCTTCCGACGCCTGGATGTGCAGACCTCCTGGCTAAGCTGCTGTCCAGGAAATCGGCGCTCCCAGCCCATACCAGTCTACACGCACACCTGCACCACTGTGAGTGGGGTGCAGACCACCTCTGAACAGGGATCCCAGATCTTCATTGGCTGCCATCCTCCAGGGGATCCCCACAACACCTCATCAGCCAGGTCCTCCTCCACCCCCAGTGGGATCAGCAGTGTGGGCCCTGGGCCCTGCAAACTTACCAACCTGCTGCAGGTGGCACAAGAAAATATCAACAATGCCACTCGTGCCCCAGCAGGCATCAACACCAGCACCAGTACAGACAATAACAacaagctagctaacaacctgctGCCCACACTAGGCTCTGTAGCCCCTGTCCAGCCTCAGAGGAGGAAGGTCAGTGGCAGAACTAAACAAGGGAGCAGCCAGTATCACCACCGAGGTGAAGGCAGAGGTCACTACCGTCTCAAAGCCATGAGGACTGGTGGGGGAGGGGGCAGTATGGGAGCACTGGGACCTACAGGTATAGAACAGCACAACACTGCCCATCCAGCCCACAAACAGGCCACTAGTGAGAATGGCAGTCTCCATCACAGCCACTCTGAAAGCCCGGCCAGCCCGCTAACCAACGGTAACGGTAGGAGAGTGGGGGGGACAGTGACCACCAGCCCCTCAGAGGGTAGCGACGGGGGCAGCAGCGGCAGCCGTAAGCCCTttcctctgctcccctctgtGGCCAGCAGGGTGGCCATGCAAGGTAATAGGTGCAGCGCCAGCCGAGACAATCTGAAACTGGCAGCGGCTGCAGAGCGGGAAGCTAAGCGCTGCTCCTACCCTCTGAACAGTATCACTACCACTGTGCCAGGGGCTGCCCCTAACGGCACCATCAAGAGCTCTGTGATAGAGCTGGAATTGGACACAAGTTGTACAGACCATTCCCAGAGCTCTGTGGGCATGAAAAGTATGTGGAAGAGTGAAACTACAGTGtgaccctcactctctcccagcAAATGTCCACAGTGGACCCTGGTGATATTTGATATCACTGCTGTTGTTGTAGTGTCCTACACCTATAGAGACAAATCCTGATCTGAGATCCATGTGTGTAACTCCCCAGCTAGCatataacgttctgagaaccatatgtttcttatagagcttggtgagagcgtggttgtcctatggttattttgtataaaaccttcccacaactttctgcaAATGATGCAGAATAGTTGCTTgtctttggaacattctcagcaaatTTAAGGAGCTTGaccaaaaaaaacgtattttcttggtatttcattactttaagagaacgttcaaacatggttacatttaataaaaatgttggtaatgttctagaaacattctccaactggtttgacatttggaatgttctcaaatagttcagagaactttaagaaacaacgttcttctgtggtaatttcagtacttcagcataacatttcctaCATGTTTCGAATAAAACATAATCAAAtctaaatgtatttgtcacatgcttcgtaaacagcaggtgtagactaacagtgaaatgcttacttacgggtccttttccaacaatacagagttaaagataaagataaaaaaatctaaatagtgtcatgttctcaaattgttccaagaacattaagtaaactttccataaaaaaaacacaagagaactttagtaacgttcagaggaagttctaagaatgttatttaaaaacatatatttcCATTCTTCCGCATCAATGAAACTCTTTCTATCCtttatcttgttaagtgtgttcaggtgtgttggccttGCCCACTAATTGGCCATACCCGAGTGCTTCTTTCTCTGTAAAATGGAGTccgtttgaatagactaaaatgaaaagCTTTGTATTtgtaaaaaaacatggcatgctagctccatccggGTGGCGCAGTGGATTAATTCCATGAATAGAAAACATAAGATTATAGGTTTGGATCTCACTGATGccgtcacaataaaaaaataaatgtgtttgcatgattaatgtctaaggaaatgaatttccatgtgtcctatctgtgcttggagttcaataAAGTTGACTCAAAATAAGCTAGTTGTGTTgctaaaagtcttattgaaacattcagttaAAGTAATTCAAAAACCTCCAGATCACCTATAATTTCTGTTCTCAGAGCGCTGGGTCAGACTTTCATGGACATTTCATTTAAATAATTGCAAAGAACTTCAAGTTGCACATGTGGATCTCAAATTGGGATTCAGCTCATGGTGaggtttttattttaaatgtgtaaAGGAGATAGATCATGGGGTTGTGTTGCTTCTTACTTTTGCTTCCATCACAGTGATGGTATGGGATGTGTACTTTCATCTCTGTCACTTATGAACTGTTTGTTGGGTTTGCCAGGAATTCAAGGCCTGTCTTTTGTGGACCTAAAATACTCATTTATTCACAGGAAGTTTTACAAGCTAAGTCTAAAATTGACATAAGATGTTGATTTTGGATACCTTAAAGGGACAATTTGCGATTGTATTCTTATTCTGTGGATATCAACTATAGCATGAATGGAATCTGAGATTGTCCATTTCTACAGTACGCCTGTGCATTTCCTCTGTGAAGAATCCTTTTGCTCTTATTATGTTGACTTGTATTATTGTGGGtctgtgggcgtgtgtgtgtgtgcgtgtgcgtgtgcgtgtgtgtgcttccgtgaatgtgtgtttgtgagtgagatCCTTAATCTAGGATGAGAGAATGCAGtttctaaaaaaaaatgtttttattaaaacGTATTGACTCGGATTCAAATACACATCAGCACTGAGAGGGAACTTCTCCCCTTCATGAACAGGTTGGACAAGTATCAGTGTTTGGATAAAATGAACTAAGAGTGACCTTTCTTTGACCCTGGCATGTACTCTGAAATGTTCCTGGTTATTTTTCATATGAACTATCCCCTTCCTTCTTCCTTTTTCCATTTTCCCTAACTGGCCTGTGTTCAGTTCGGGGAAAAAACGTACTGTAACATTCAATTAAACGGAAACAGTGCTGTTCTGAATGACCAGTTCAAAACAGGGAGGGATTGGGTTGTGGGCTGTGGAACGCTGTCAGCATGACCGCTACCCTTTAAATATGTCACTCACTGCTTCAagccacaccccaccacacccaccaaacggagaaaacgtacctcaaagtctgttcaagaacgttGAAGAAAAATTTGGGGAAATGTGTCATTCAGTACAAATGGTTACACAATGTACCAAATGTTCAATCGAACTGAACGCACCCCTGTGCTCTCATACCCTCTTGGAGTTTCAAATCTCTGGATTTACAATTATCTAAACACTGCCCCCTCCAGGATTTCAAACATCATTGTTCATGCGCTGACAAATCAAAGGGATGCATCAGTTAAAACCATGTTCAGTTTGCCATCTGCATCAGGAGACTATGTTAACGGTTGTTAAATTATGTGGTAAATGGCTCTGGTTTATAACACATTAATCAAGATACAGTAAGTGCttactgaccccccccccccccccccgccccccccacacacacacacatttacctcATAAACTAATGGCTTAGAAGCTTGTTACATTAAAAATCAACTACTTCTACACCATTTTTTTCTGTTAATGTATAAAGCTCAGAGTAAAGGCAAAATAAATTATGACAGAACTGGTTCATGTTATCTACATAATTGCCTCATGTTTCTTCACACATTTTATCATCCAATATTGTGTAAAACCATATTATGCTATTTTGATCATGAGTATTCTTTAAGAGTGTGTAAGAATGCAACAACTCAGTGCATCTTAGATAAGCTCCTCTAAACAACTACAATGTGTTCATGGAAATTATTATGCCAAAGGATTGTGTAGAATAGCAGAGCTTACCTCAACGTCAGTGTTTAGCAAATTGGATGCATTTCATAGATTGTATCCTTATTCTAGGTCCTGAAATCTCCCTTTGGGTTAATGTTAAAAACTCAAACTCACAAAGCTCAGATTTGTGATAAGTACAAAGCAGTGGTATCATATACGTGAATACATGTAATGTATTTAATTGTTAAGGGGATGTCAAACTGCTAAACCTGCGGTAGTGGCTGGTCACAACATGTTTATATAACCTGTGTCTGATATTCATAAGTTTACCTTCTACAACACTTTGTCACTGGAAAAAACATCCTTCTTATTACACTTATTTACATTAGGTATTAAATGTCAAAATGTGCAAGAACACAATGATAGAATGTGTCATCTTTTCACTCATGGTTACCCAGATTTACATTTCATCCATTTACTAACATTCATCACAGTGGTGATAGGTCCCTAAATGATTTCCAAGTTTTGTGTCCACTCTCATCTCAAAATGAAAAAGGGAGATTTCAAAATGttgtatgtatatttatattttaatttgtCACAGTGACATCAGAATGAAACGATTGTGACAAATAACGGTTTTTAATTCAATAATATATTGTTCAAGAAATTCAGACTGTGCCTTATAGAAAAAAACTgatgcaaaataaaataaaaatacaacttCATAACTTGTCATTGTTCTCATACTGATGGGGCAATTATGCTTCTCTGATATGAGCATGAGATGAATGCGAATGAAGAGGTCTGAGACAAACTCAGTGATTGCTGTCTGCAGACTATCTGAGCATCAGCTGTCTATGAGGACTCCGTTAATATCGTTCTGGTATAATTTGTGACTTCTTTACCCTGTCTGTTCAACACCGCTGAAACCTTTGTCACTAAAAATTGTTTTTATAACAATTTGTTCAGTTTAGTTTACCAAGAAACAGAGCACACGACATAAATTCAGGAAGCCTGAGGGTGTAGGAAGGTCATCATAGTCCTGGGGATTCAGAGAttgtaaactgatcctagacctgtgccTAGTGTCGATTAAAAGACTGCGTAATTCACGTTACAATGGCACCAGCACCACTGTCCAATCACGGTAGGTCTTTCACTTATTGACGCAAATCCTTACCAATCAGATAGGTTGTGGGAGAGTATGGGCGGTAAGAATGGTTGATGAGGAAGTTTATTGTTCAACAATGAAACAAGTCAAAACAAGAAGAGAGATGCTGTGAAAAGCAAGTATTACAGTCAGTAGATAGCCGTTGTGTTAGTATTTTACCTTTCTATAAGATAGCAGAGTATAATTTTCTTGTAGAATAAAATATTATACGATGGCCCTTGCGAAACGTCTGAGTTTATTTTGGGGGGTACGTTAGCAAATTCTTGGCGACATTTAATCTTTAACTAGTTATAGTAGCTAGATACCCAGTGGGTTAGTACGGACAAACGCATGCGTTGCATTAATTGAGCCTGAAAGCTATATAAGGTTGGCTACATTACTCAGACTATCCTTGGCATAGTCACCGTGTGGCCTACGTACGTGTACGGTGTTGTACAGTGAACTGGGGAGGAGTGCCAAGTGTTTCGACATAATCAGCTAGAGTCGACATTATAGAGGACGACGAGCTACCGTTTGGTGAGTCAGTCTCTTGAAGTGAGAACAAAGTCGTTGTGATATCCTAAAACCTGCCGAACTAGTATTTTTGTAAAAGCTTAAAGCTTTGAAAATGTCTTTGGCTGACCAAAGTCAGCAGTGGTATCCCACAAGCGTACAGGTGACCGTTTTCCAAGCCAGGAATTTGAGGATCAAAGGAAAGAATGGAACCAACGATGCCTATGCCATCATGCAGGTGGCCAAAGACAAGTTTTCTACCTCGGTTGCAGAAAAATGTGTCGCACCGGTATGGAAGGAAGAGGCAACGTTTGACCTGCCACTGTTCCACCATGGCAATGCTGAACGCTGCACACTGTATATCATAGTAATGCACAGAGCTCTGGTGGGACTGGACAAGCTCCTGGGACGAGCTGTGATCAACCTACTTGATCTACACGATAACAGCGCCCGCAAAAATACCGAGTAAGTAACTCTCATGTTGATTGAAGATAAAGGATCTGAGTGTGTGGAGTCATGGAGCTGGTGGGAAAGCAATCTGATTATGTTGGGTCAAGACTGTGAACAGCCTACTTGAGTTGATATCCGAACCCAGCCTAACTATTAACTTAGCTGTTTGAAGAACTCCCTCTGAAAAGAGTGGAAGTAGTTGGGAAATTCCAGCTCATTAGTGTTAACTGTGAAGCCTACTGTATCTCTGGCATTCACAGCTGGATCAGGTAATGCTGATGATCGGGCCATATCTCATTAAGAGGAATATTGACCAGTGTCAACATTCCTGACATTCCCCATGTTCCTACAAGGTTATTTAAAGCAGAGGGTTAATCACACCATCACACTGACATGTTGTTGAGCTGGGATCCATGGATGACATTCACAACAATGACGGGATAGGCCCATCATAAAGGGTGTAACGAGCTTCATAACAAAACATGGCAAACCATGAATAATTCACGAAAAATGTACACACCCTTGCCTTATGTAATAGTGTTTATTTAACAGCCACTGTTTTCTAGACCGAAGGACACTTTGATTTTGATATTTAAGACTGTTGTTGAGGGAAGTGAGTGACTACTAGTCATATGGTTGTATCCTCCTGTGTAAAATGTTCTCTCAGTATAGGCTG containing:
- the LOC115164524 gene encoding adhesion G protein-coupled receptor A2-like, producing the protein MIVPGVGIPLPERLLLMLVLLSVSESRLTQACPGLITSGCSCTDERSKAHSTQTVRKRVSCGNEELSETPESGLLPNQTVTLILSNNRIRVLRNGSFVGLYALQKLDLRSNLISTIMPGAFQSLSDLRKLDLSNNRIGCLTPDMFQGLTNLTKLNLSGNILSTLDSGVFQELPSLKLVNFNSDFLSCDCGLRWVPGYFRTSAVRLGDETVCAYPKSLHGKPLRGLRESQLSCDGPLELHTLSLLPSQRQVVFKGDRMPFHCTAALVDKITVMHWRHNGQLVTSDPEQGVSLEASVVHDCTFITSELILSNVHVEASGEWECVVATGRGNTSRSVEIVVLENSASFCPEERVTNNRGEFKWQKTLAGITSYQYCLQLRYPSLSMGGGVVQKQASRYCDRSGSWEEGDYDNCLYTNDITRVLHTFILMPINASNAATLAHQVRTYTVEASGFTDTMDVMYVAQMMEKFMGYIRPLRELSEMLVDMGSNLMQVDDQILAVAQREKRACSSIVHSLETLAWPQLHSHAQDLSMISRNIVMEAHLIRPAHFTGMSCTAYQRRETLLGNLGMEGAEPTHEQQLRFRCTTGTHNTSLNNFPMKNAVALASVVLPASLFPPDAPSDCKLQFVAFRTGRFFPFSGNSNGPGEHARRHSINSPVVYVGLDGCSLWNHSEAILVSLRHLTPGSEPVAAHWSLQALLQKQGGWSQEGCQLAHTDSATSTLRCSVLSNYAVLQEVPDFPHSPPMLVRVLHPVVYTCTAILLLCLFTVIITHILHHSSINISRKSWHTLLNTCFHIAMATAVYAGGITLTSYPMVCQAVGIALHYSSLSTLLWIGVSARVLYKEAVWRMPRQPEGESTVPPTQRPMLRFYLIAGGVPLIICGITAAVNVNNYGDNNPYCWLVWRPSLGAFFVPAGLAVLVTWIYFLCTVFRLRHRVAKECPRFSLSSPVPESQPALGGSTSLLSTDSVVGTIHAVLTPEDQYTLKVQFLVLVATHFLFLALWSCGAMAMWLTGRSSLLFSCLYGVAAIMLGVFLVVHHCFRRLDVQTSWLSCCPGNRRSQPIPVYTHTCTTVSGVQTTSEQGSQIFIGCHPPGDPHNTSSARSSSTPSGISSVGPGPCKLTNLLQVAQENINNATRAPAGINTSTSTDNNNKLANNLLPTLGSVAPVQPQRRKVSGRTKQGSSQYHHRGEGRGHYRLKAMRTGGGGGSMGALGPTGIEQHNTAHPAHKQATSENGSLHHSHSESPASPLTNGNGRRVGGTVTTSPSEGSDGGSSGSRKPFPLLPSVASRVAMQGNRCSASRDNLKLAAAAEREAKRCSYPLNSITTTVPGAAPNGTIKSSVIELELDTSCTDHSQSSVGMKSMWKSETTV